The following coding sequences lie in one Candidatus Thermokryptus mobilis genomic window:
- a CDS encoding TaqI family restriction endonuclease, which produces MDFCYMLEYICKKKGKNLKLECNAELDTINFQVAKITQRKEARSGKRKMKIIQVPYAVFNIEELKRKLVSPRTKNKIKYEIYFGKWFCSFQQKLCANTGRATKRN; this is translated from the coding sequence TTGGATTTTTGCTATATGCTTGAATATATCTGCAAGAAGAAAGGTAAGAATCTAAAATTAGAATGCAATGCCGAGTTAGATACGATAAATTTTCAGGTTGCAAAAATAACCCAGAGAAAAGAAGCAAGATCTGGAAAAAGAAAGATGAAAATAATTCAAGTTCCATACGCTGTGTTCAACATAGAAGAGCTTAAAAGGAAACTTGTAAGCCCACGCACAAAAAATAAAATTAAGTATGAAATTTATTTTGGAAAATGGTTTTGTAGCTTTCAGCAAAAGCTATGTGCAAATACAGGAAGAGCTACAAAGAGAAATTGA
- a CDS encoding DUF309 domain-containing protein: MDKGNKFIKGINEFNNGLFFECHDTFEEIWNEERNPELKKFYHGLIHITVGFYHLTNYNFRGAVSQFKKAFDKIGTYPQIYMNIKLWELLSEVKIWLEKAEKALNGEKQNLNFENLPKIKFIDEK; the protein is encoded by the coding sequence ATGGACAAGGGCAATAAATTTATAAAAGGAATAAATGAGTTCAACAACGGGCTTTTCTTTGAATGTCATGATACATTTGAAGAAATCTGGAACGAGGAAAGAAACCCCGAATTAAAAAAATTTTACCACGGTCTAATACACATAACTGTTGGTTTCTACCATCTGACAAACTATAACTTTCGTGGAGCGGTAAGCCAATTTAAAAAAGCATTTGACAAAATTGGAACTTATCCGCAAATTTATATGAACATAAAACTTTGGGAATTGCTTAGTGAGGTCAAAATCTGGCTTGAAAAAGCGGAGAAAGCGTTAAATGGAGAAAAACAGAATTTAAACTTTGAAAATTTACCAAAAATAAAATTCATTGATGAAAAATGA